Genomic DNA from Streptomyces sp. NBC_01571:
GCCACTGCCGGTCCCAGTCGCCGAAGTGCGGGCCCATGGAGGCGTGCACGCCGCGGATGCCGGTGTCGAGGAGGGCCTGGACGGCGGCGTCGGAGTGCTCGGAGCTGCGGGAGTTGTGGGAGAAGTCGAGCATGCAGGTGATGCCGCTGTCGATCGCGGTCAGAGCGGCCAGCCGGGTGCCGACATACATGTCCTGGGGTCGGTAGACAGGGGCGTAGCCGGCCAGGGTGGTCGTCACGTAGCCGCCGAGGTCGTCGACGTCCGGCATGATCCGGCGCAGTTGAGCTTCCCAGGCGTGCCGGTGGGTGTCCACGAAGCCGGGGGCGAGAATCGCGTCGGTGGCGTCGACGACCACGGCGCCGTCCGCTCCGAGATCGCGTCCGACGGCGGTGATCGTGCTGCCTTCGACGAGCAGCTCACCGCCGGAGAGGACTCCGAGTTCCGGATCCATCGTGACGATGGTCGCGCCGGTGAACAGGATGCGTCGCTGCGGGTCGGCGGACTGCCGCTGCAATTGGTCGAGCACGGCGGCACTGGTGGTGTCGTTGACGTTCATGGGTGTCCTCTTCCTCGCCCAGAGGCGCGGTGGGCTTGTGCGCATCGGCTTGCGGACACCAGCGTCGACCGGGCTCACCGGGGTAGCCAGGCCGCGGTTTCCCCGGGTGCCGCACACCCACCTTCGCTGCGGGCGGGGGGCAGCCGGGGGGATCGAGGGCACGAGTCGCCGCGACGGATGACGTGGGATTCGATCAGCCGGACCGCCTTCTCGACTGGGCGAGATGCCCCCCCCACACCTCGCGGACCTCGCCTACGGATGCGCTTCCTCAGGCGCTTCAGGGGCGGGGTGAGCCACCTGGTGCCCTGTCACAGGGCGGACGGCGCGTCCCTCACTGCTGGACCCGGCACCGCCGGTCCGCCAGTGCTCGGGTCAGTTCGGCGTCGTACTGATCGGCGTCGAAAGAGAACGCTGGGGGCCGCACCGTGTCAACGGGCACCTGCCAATCCGACCACTCCACGATCCCGCCGTGACGCTGCACGAACACGGACAGGAAGCCACAGCACCCACCCGTGCACTCGGGCTCGCCCAGCACGACACGTCGCCCCCCGCCGGTCGCCCAGAGGGGGCCGTGACCGTCAGAGGGGAGCGCATCCTCGGCAAACGGGCCGTGGCCTCCCTCTCCGGCCGCCTCTGCCACCACGTCCTCGCCGTCGAGCCGGAACCGCAACTGGGCAGCCCACCGCCGGCCCGGCGGCAGCACACTGACCTCGAACCGATTGAACACCCGAGCACCCTACGGGCACTGGCCGGCACGGGTCTTTTCCCGCGACCGGGCGTGGGCGTCCGGCCACCTACCAGTCGCGAACGGTGCCTTGCGGCATCAGGGTGTTCTCCTGAGCGGCGCCTCGGGACTCAGGTCTCGGGAAGCGACGGATCGGGTGTCCAGGGGTTCGGCGCGGTGATGGACCAGCGTTCGTGGTCCCGCCAGTCCCCGTCGATGTAGAGGTAGGCGGGAGAAACCCCTTCGTGGCGGAAGCCCAGCCGCTGGACCAGGGCCAGGGACGCCTTGTTCGCGGGCTGAATGCTGGCCTCCAGCCGGTGGAGTCGCAGGTCGGTGAATGCGTGCTGGAGGGTGATGGTGAGCCCCTCGGTCATGTAACCCAGTCCTGCGGACGGGGCGAAGGCCGCGTAGCCGAGGGACGCGCCCTGGTAGCGGCCTCGGATGATCGAGTTGATGTTGACCATGCCGGCGGCCGCGCCGGTCTCCGCGACGCGGACCAGGAAGCCCAGGTTGGTGCCGTCGTCGAAGCGGCGCATCCAGTCCTGGAACTCCTCAGCGGTTCCGGGTAGTTGCATCCACGGCAGGTGCAGCCCGGTGCTGGCCCGTACGAGCATGCAGAACTCGTCCTGGTCGGCGTGGGTGAGCGGGTGCAGTTCGACCCGTGACGGCATCTTGAGCATGCACCAACATTAGGGCCTGGAAGCAGTGGGCCCCCTAGTGATCCACCAGCGGGAAGATCTTGCAGCACCCGGCCGTGGCCACTCGCAATGACAAGCGCCGCCGCGTTCACCTCGGCACCGCGACCGCGGCAGCCCCCATCATCCGACTGCGGACATGGCCGGCCGGACATGAATCAGGGACTGTCGTCATTCCTTGGCCAACGACCCCCGGGTTCAGGGCTGGTCGGGTCCTGGGAGGTCGGCAGTCAGAGGGGTGTGTCAGAGTCTGCGCATGCTGGAGATCGCGGTGAAGACGGAGAACTGGGAGCGGCACGTCCGTGTGTCCGCCGAGGAGCTGGCCGGGCTGGTCCGGCGAATCGGTGGTGACGGTGACCGGTTCCTGGTGGTCCAGCGGATACCCGACCTGCCTGACGTCTTCGCCCAGGTCTGGCACAAGGCCGGTGGTGACTACACGCTGGAGTACCGGGACGGTGCCGCCGACCGACACTTCCAGGCGACGGTCGGCGGGTCCGAAGCCGTGATCGCGGCGATTACCGGCTGGGCCCGCCGGGAGGCCGGTTGGGAGGGTGGTCTGGCTTGGTCGCTGCTGGACATGGGGCCCGCCCGCGAAGTTGGCCGTCGTGAGGACGGGGCCGAACACGGCGCCGGGAAACACGGTGGTCAGTTCGGTGGGGCCCGCGTGACTCTCCATGAAGTCCCACGCCGCCCGTTCGGCGAGCGTCTTGGAGCTCATGCCGTCGAGGTTAGAACGCCTGAAAGCCCTGCGACGGGCCGAAAGGGGGGTGCGCTTCTCCCAGGATTTCCGGCCCCCGTGGAGCCCGTCGCCACCGTGGGCTGCCCGCCGATTTCTGACTACCGGCACCGGCATGATCGTGCGATGCGGGCGCGTCCGCCGTCCGGCCCAGTCCATAACAGCCCGGTGCTGAACGGGACCCTCCGCGCCATGTCCGGCATCCCGCGGATCGGACTGGAGATCGTGGACGTCCGCGATCTCGTGGACATCCACATCAGGGCGATGACGTCGCCGGACGCCGCCGGCCAACGCTTCCTCGCCACCGGCGAGTTCACCTGGATGACCGAGATGGCCCGCATCCTGCGGGACGGCCTCGGAGCCGACGGCCGCCGGGTCTCCACCCGGCAGGTCCCGGACTTCGTGGTCCGGCTCGCGGCCCGGTTCCGGGACCGGTCGCTGCGCGAGATCACGCCGGCCCTCGGCCGCCGCAACCGTCACAGCACGGAGAAGGCCGGGCGGGTCCTCGGCTGGCAGCCCCGGCCCGCCCGCGAGACCGTACTGGACTGCGTCAGAAGCCTCATCGAGCACGGCGCCGTCCAGCACATCTGAGCGCCGGGCCCCGTCCGACCGCTCGGCGGAGGTGACGCCGGAGCCGCGGACACCCGGAGCGCCGCGCGGACGCGATCCCTGCCGCGCGGTCACGGTTCGTCCCCCCCCGTGCGGTGAGGTTACGCGGGGCC
This window encodes:
- a CDS encoding GNAT family N-acetyltransferase yields the protein MLKMPSRVELHPLTHADQDEFCMLVRASTGLHLPWMQLPGTAEEFQDWMRRFDDGTNLGFLVRVAETGAAAGMVNINSIIRGRYQGASLGYAAFAPSAGLGYMTEGLTITLQHAFTDLRLHRLEASIQPANKASLALVQRLGFRHEGVSPAYLYIDGDWRDHERWSITAPNPWTPDPSLPET